A genomic stretch from Caulobacter sp. FWC2 includes:
- a CDS encoding S9 family peptidase has protein sequence MRFLPRAVVAAALFAPAIASAQVGPIVGDWYGTIQAGGQKLPVVFHIKPDGSATLDSPAQSAMGLVATATLTDGKIKVALQAIPAAFEGTVSADGQSLLGKWGQNGGGAPLTMTRTAPAAAPAPKRPQTPLPPFNYRVEEVSYLNPASGLKLAGTLTLPQGSGPYPVALLISGSGTQDRDETIEGHKPFLLIADALTKRGVAVLRVDDRAAGGSQAGDLSKVTTADFVTDVEAGVAFLRGRKDIDPTRIGLIGHSEGGIIAPIVAAKDPKIAFLVLLAGAGVPGEQVMNQQARDLAMGAGASAAQAQKNADLLAAANAIVREEADPTKAQTRIVDLFTKAGAPAQAAAAQSQFLTQAWYRYFILLDPTPALRQVRCPVLALGGDKDGNVSAAVNLPAIKAALVQSPDVTTTALPGLNHLFQTVGSHRPTDYGAIEETIAPVALATIVDWTVAHAAKK, from the coding sequence ATGCGTTTCCTGCCTCGCGCGGTCGTCGCCGCCGCCCTGTTCGCGCCCGCGATCGCCTCGGCTCAGGTCGGGCCGATCGTCGGGGACTGGTATGGGACCATCCAGGCCGGCGGCCAGAAGCTGCCCGTGGTCTTCCACATCAAGCCGGACGGCTCGGCCACGCTGGACAGCCCCGCCCAGTCCGCCATGGGACTGGTCGCGACCGCCACCCTAACGGACGGCAAGATCAAGGTCGCCCTCCAGGCCATCCCGGCCGCCTTCGAGGGGACCGTGTCGGCCGATGGCCAAAGCCTACTCGGCAAATGGGGCCAGAACGGCGGCGGCGCGCCGCTGACCATGACCCGCACCGCGCCGGCGGCGGCTCCAGCCCCCAAGCGCCCGCAGACGCCCCTGCCGCCGTTCAACTACAGGGTCGAGGAGGTCAGCTACCTAAATCCAGCCTCTGGTTTGAAGCTGGCCGGGACCCTGACCCTGCCGCAGGGCTCTGGCCCCTATCCGGTCGCCTTGCTGATCAGCGGCTCTGGCACGCAGGACCGCGACGAGACGATCGAAGGCCACAAGCCGTTCCTGCTGATCGCCGACGCCCTGACCAAGCGCGGCGTGGCGGTGCTGCGCGTCGACGATCGGGCCGCGGGCGGCTCCCAGGCGGGCGATCTCTCCAAGGTTACCACGGCCGACTTCGTCACCGACGTCGAGGCGGGCGTGGCCTTTCTGCGCGGGCGCAAGGACATCGACCCAACCCGTATCGGCCTGATCGGCCACAGCGAGGGCGGGATCATCGCCCCGATCGTCGCGGCCAAGGATCCGAAGATCGCCTTCCTCGTGTTGCTGGCCGGCGCCGGCGTGCCCGGCGAACAGGTGATGAACCAGCAGGCCCGCGACCTGGCGATGGGCGCCGGCGCCTCGGCCGCCCAGGCCCAGAAGAACGCCGACCTGCTGGCCGCCGCCAACGCCATCGTTCGCGAGGAAGCCGACCCGACCAAGGCCCAGACGCGGATCGTCGACCTCTTCACCAAGGCCGGCGCCCCCGCCCAAGCCGCCGCCGCGCAGAGCCAGTTCCTCACCCAGGCCTGGTATCGTTACTTCATCCTGCTGGACCCCACCCCCGCCCTGCGCCAGGTACGCTGTCCGGTCCTGGCCCTGGGTGGCGACAAGGACGGCAACGTCTCGGCCGCCGTGAACCTGCCTGCGATCAAGGCCGCCCTCGTCCAGAGCCCAGACGTCACCACCACCGCCCTGCCCGGTCTCAACCACCTCTTCCAGACCGTCGGAAGCCACCGGCCCACCGACTACGGCGCGATCGAGGAAACCATCGCCCCGGTCGCCTTGGCGACGATCGTGGATTGGACCGTCGCCCACGCGGCGAAAAAATGA
- a CDS encoding type II toxin-antitoxin system RelE/ParE family toxin, with amino-acid sequence MTFTVSVSEQAERDASRLDDWLSASAPQAAERLGMALMKAFDSLTEMPLRGRITGPTTREIKVPFGRDAYIIRYRVSGSHVTVTRIWHSLEDR; translated from the coding sequence TTGACCTTCACCGTCTCGGTTTCCGAGCAGGCCGAGAGGGACGCTTCGCGTCTTGATGACTGGCTCTCGGCCTCCGCCCCTCAAGCGGCCGAACGCCTGGGCATGGCGCTGATGAAGGCGTTCGACAGCTTGACCGAAATGCCTCTGCGGGGCCGCATCACAGGACCCACGACACGTGAGATCAAGGTTCCGTTCGGTCGCGACGCCTACATCATCCGCTATCGCGTCAGTGGCTCCCATGTGACCGTCACCCGAATCTGGCACAGCCTAGAGGACCGTTAG
- a CDS encoding antitoxin — translation MADGFDIHIDNEQAAQLKAGAEKFGMSVSEYALALIEAGLTGAPPRIIDPDPAIDEAIADAVERGDMPSIPLSEFRERLRRFGGRD, via the coding sequence ATGGCCGATGGCTTCGATATCCATATCGACAACGAGCAGGCTGCCCAGTTGAAGGCTGGGGCGGAAAAATTCGGCATGTCGGTGTCCGAGTACGCCTTGGCTCTCATCGAGGCCGGTCTGACCGGCGCGCCGCCAAGGATCATCGACCCGGACCCTGCCATAGACGAAGCCATCGCCGACGCCGTTGAACGGGGCGATATGCCTTCCATTCCTCTGTCGGAATTTCGCGAACGGCTACGCCGTTTCGGCGGTCGTGATTGA